Proteins encoded in a region of the Ptychodera flava strain L36383 chromosome 4, AS_Pfla_20210202, whole genome shotgun sequence genome:
- the LOC139131895 gene encoding uncharacterized ATP-dependent helicase YwqA-like isoform X2, whose product MVINTYGKTAWGKAFLDALGRMDMDARLGRGKSYANTGKVIRISITGSQVIAKVQGQMLYQVAVLFQDFRPEEKEMVFSIIEKNPLLYGHIINGELPPELIGLLQKANIKLFPQRWSDMHARCSCPDYGNPCKHMAAVYFLITSEIDKNPFTLFALHGVDLVQHFNIKVTETEPKYPLPVISSDVGMDVTVESVESSGTTDLQKCDLLKIPSMAGFILDCLSSNPPFSSQLDFKEVMTEFYGFVAKKGQETLLRLSGRKDSSFLADLDLDDLQRILSQSEFNLPLDENFNMRTIWIHNDLWNEKLDPNSVFKKVPFTEESVFQNGCMKKWVKMDIWTAMQIIWKPLYTCGTVEEQLKNLARLYPDEPCVALDDCSLDGKSAGLHFTSVVMTRYVKEMNFMHKKLKNNPPKESRSFFGGATFSVISLAEQSIPKSISKYFGVFNLMKTDFEVSVHIDQLIQESSFSKKGYDDLDLGMGVVDTYTMGLWMSPKTSDNDDDDDDDGDADSLAVRTFMKQYPNSRNQVLKFLSTLAPYLNNVDRLMISDSVTMSTSDLETFILETVRIFTNLGVKVALPKELKKVLKPKAVVHAESREELSGKSHQTFFNLHELLSYNWKISIGDELVSPEEFEKMVRGSKRLVKFKDKFMMISPEEMRNILSSVEKPLPKVSALDLLKESLVDDSNFHVSSDINGFLKSMTRVTDFTIPVDLNATLRDYQVNGFRWIVSNLQNGFGVILADDMGLGKTIQTIATVLHLKTTGHLTKPVLLVVPTSVMSNWEREVRRFAPSLTTEKYYGSARALPVDDQSASVLSDLNSSTANDGTSTPKPKRRKIAAVGGSSDIIMTTYQLLWRDVDVLQKMKFGMIVIDEAQHIKNFKSQTFKALKKIKAPMRVALSGTPVENKLSELWSVFEFAIPKYLGSIKEFSEKIAKPIELERDPVMLAKLKSISAPFLMRRLKTDKNVIKDLPEKVIDNKYVNLSTEQAVLYESLVQEMMKSVLECKERKERNKYIFKVLTHLKQICNHPANYISSKKATIDSSGKMKMLVELLEPILQQGEKVLIFTQYVQMIHLMVQMLENHFHVKPLVLEGSMSQAKRDEAINAFKTKAHRQIFIISLKAGGTGLNLTEANHVIHYDLWYNPAVENQATDRAFRIGQQKTVFVYRMITEKTFEEKIDQMIIKKKDLSDLSVNVGEQWIGNMSDQELRNLFSRA is encoded by the exons ATGGTGATAAATACATATGGTAAAACTGCATGGGGGAAGGCATTTCTAGATGCACTTGG aCGAATGGATATGGATGCCAGGTTAGGCAGAGGGAAAAGCTATGCTAACACTGGGAAAGTAATCAGAATATCAATTACTGGATCTCAG GTTATAGCCAAGGTTCAGGGACAGATGCTATACCAAGTCGCTGTCTTGTTTCAAGATTTCAGGccagaagaaaaagaaatggtGTTTTCCATCATAGAAAAGAACCCACTACTGTACGGCCATATCATCAATGGAGAACTTCCACCTGAGCTCATTGGTCTGCTTCAAAAG GCAAACATAAAATTGTTTCCCCAACGATGGAGTGACATGCATGCTCGCTGTAGTTGTCCTGACTACGGCAATCCCTGCAAACACATGGCAGCCGTGTATTTTCTGATCACGTCAGAGATTGACAAGAACCCATTCACTCTGTTTGCTCTGCATGGAGTGGACTTGGTACAACATTTCAACATCAAAGTGACGGAAACTGAACCCAAGTATCCTCTGCCGGTGATTTCATCAGATGTTGGCATG GATGTCactgttgaaagtgttgaaaGCAGTGGAACGACTGACCTTCAGAAGTGTGACCTCTTGAAAATTCCATCCATGGCAGGGTTCATCTTGGACTGTCTGAGCAGTAATCCACCATTCTCATCCCAGCTAGACTTCAAAGAAGTTATGACTGAATTCTATGG ttttgttgcCAAGAAAGGCCAAGAAACTCTGCTCCGGCTGAGTGGCAGAAAGGATAGCAGTTTCCTGGCTGACCTTGACCTTGATGACCTGCAGCGTATCCTCTCTCAAAGCGAATTTAATCTGCCACTTGATGAGAACTTCAACATGAGGACCATATGGATTCATAACGATCTCTGGAACGAAAAGTTGGATCCAAATTCTGTCTTCAAGAAAGTTCCCTTCACTGAAGAATCTGTATTCCAAAATGGAT GCATGAAAAAGTGGGTGAAAATGGACATTTGGACAGCAATGCAG ATAATCTGGAAACCATTGTATACATGTGGAACTGTTGAAGAGCAGTTGAAGAATTTAGCAAGGCTCTATCCAG ATGAACCTTGCGTAGCCTTAGACGATTGCTCATTGGATGGAAAGTCTGCAGGTTTACACTTCACATCTGTTGTAATGACACGATATGTGAAGGAAATGAACTTTATGCACAAGAAACTGAAGAACAACCCACCTAAGGAGTCCAGATCTTTCTTTGGAGGAGCTACCTTTTCTGTGATATCATTGGCTGAACAAAGCATTCCAAAGTCTATCTCCAAG tattttGGTGTGTTCAATTTGATGAAGACAGACTTTGAAGTTTCTGTGCATATCGATCAACTGATCCAAGAATCATCATTCTCTAAGAAG GGTTATGATGACCTAGACCTTGGTATGGGTGTAGTTGATACATACACCATGGGTTTATGGATGTCTCCAAAGACAAGtgataatgacgatgatgatgatgatgatggagatgCTGACAGCCTAGCTGTGAGAACTTTCATGAAGCAGTACCCCAACAGTAGAAACCAG GTTTTAAAGTTCCTGTCCACGCTGGCaccatatttgaataatgtGGACAGGCTGATGATCTCGGATAGTGTTACCATGTCAACCAGTGACCTTGAAACATTCATCTTAGAGACGGTGAGGATCTTCACCAACTTGGGTGTCAAGGTGGCACTACCTAAGGAACTCAA GAAAGTTTTGAAACCGAAAGCTGTTGTTCATGCAGAAAGTCGTGAAGAGTTATCGGGGAAAAGTCATCAAACATTCTTCAACCTGCATGAATTATTGTCTTACAACTGGAAG ATATCCATCGGAGATGAACTGGTCTCACCTGAAGAGTTTGAGAAGATGGTCAGAGGCAGTAAAAGACTGGTGAAGTTCAAGGATAAATTCATGATGATAAGCCCGGAAGAAATGAGAAATATTCTGTCAAGTGTTGAGAAACCTCTGCCGAAAGTCTCTGCCCTGGATTTGTTGAAAGAG TCATTGGTTGATGACTCCAACTTCCACGTATCATCCGATATCAATGGATTCTTGAAGAGCATGACACGTGTTACAGATTTCACTATACCAGTGGATCTGAATGCTACATTACGTGATTATCAAGTCAATGGCTTCAGATGGATTGTTTCCAATCTACAGAATGGATTTGGG GTGATTCTGGCAGATGATATGGGTCTTGGTAAAACCATCCAGACCATAGCTACAGTGTTACATCTGAAGACAACAGGACACTTGACAAAGCCAGTGTTACTGGTTGTACCGACTAGTGTGATGAGTAACTGGGAGAGAGAAGTCAGAAGATTTGCTCCATCACTGACCACGGAAAAGTACTATGGATCTGCCAGAGCTCTGCCTG TGGATGATCAGAGTGCATCAGTACTTAGTGATTTGAACAGCTCCACTGCCAACGATGGTACTAGCACTCCGAAACCAAAACGTAGGAAGATTGCGGCTGTCGGCGGTAGCAGTGACATCATCATGACGACCTATCAGTTGCTATGGAGAGATGTGGATGTGCTGCAGAAGATGAAGTTCG GTATGATTGTGATTGATGAAGCTCAGCACATCAAGAATTTCAAATCACAGACATTTAAGGCACTGAAGAAGATCAAGGCACCCATGCGAGTTGCATTGTCTGGTACACCTGTGGAGAATAAACTCTCAGAACTGTGGTCGGTTTTCGAGTTTGCCATACCCAAGTATCTTGGTAGCATCAAAGAATTCAGTGAAAAAATAGCCAAGCCAATCGAG CTTGAACGTGATCCAGTGATGCTAGCCAAGCTGAAGTCCATCTCTGCCCCGTTCTTGATGAGACGTTTGAAAACTGATAAGAATGTGATCAAAGACTTGCCAGAGAAAGTGATTGATAATAAGTATGTGAATCTTAGCACAGAACAGGCAGTCCTGTATGAG AGTTTGGTTCAAGAAATGATGAAGAGTGTGCTGGAATGCAAAGAgaggaaagaaagaaacaagTACATCTTCAAAGTATTGACTCATCTGAAGCAGATCTGTAACCATCCAGCCAACTACATATCCAGCAAGAAAGCCACCATTGACAGCTCTGGAAAG ATGAAGATGTTGGTTGAATTGCTGGAGCCAATCCTTCAACAAGGAGAGAAAGTGTTGATATTCACACAGTACGTACAGATGATCCATCTTATGGTGCAGATGTTGGAAAATCACTTCCATGTAAAACCACTGGTATTGGAG GGCTCAATGTCTCAAGCAAAACGTGACGAAGCAATCAACGCCTTCAAGACCAAAGCACACCGACAGATCTTTATCATTTCACTGAAAGCAGGAGGCACAGG GTTGAATCTGACAGAGGCTAACCACGTGATACACTATGACCTGTGGTACAATCCAGCCGTGGAGAACCAAGCCACTGACCGTGCGTTCCGTATCGGTCAGCAGAAGACGGTCTTTGTCTATAGGATGATCACAGAGAAGACGTTTGAGGAGAAGATAGACCAGATGATAATCAAGAAGAAAGATCTGTCTGACCTGTCGGTCAATGTCGGTGAGCAGTGGATCGGTAATATGAGTGATCAAGAGCTGAGAAATCTCTTCTCCAGGGCTTAG
- the LOC139131895 gene encoding uncharacterized ATP-dependent helicase YwqA-like isoform X1, with the protein MVINTYGKTAWGKAFLDALGRMDMDARLGRGKSYANTGKVIRISITGSQVIAKVQGQMLYQVAVLFQDFRPEEKEMVFSIIEKNPLLYGHIINGELPPELIGLLQKANIKLFPQRWSDMHARCSCPDYGNPCKHMAAVYFLITSEIDKNPFTLFALHGVDLVQHFNIKVTETEPKYPLPVISSDVGMDVTVESVESSGTTDLQKCDLLKIPSMAGFILDCLSSNPPFSSQLDFKEVMTEFYGFVAKKGQETLLRLSGRKDSSFLADLDLDDLQRILSQSEFNLPLDENFNMRTIWIHNDLWNEKLDPNSVFKKVPFTEESVFQNGCMKKWVKMDIWTAMQLLLNITNDFGSPSYHYFFYASRVALQIMSGQAFIPDVLPLTKRHDGKIANFKIIWKPLYTCGTVEEQLKNLARLYPDEPCVALDDCSLDGKSAGLHFTSVVMTRYVKEMNFMHKKLKNNPPKESRSFFGGATFSVISLAEQSIPKSISKYFGVFNLMKTDFEVSVHIDQLIQESSFSKKGYDDLDLGMGVVDTYTMGLWMSPKTSDNDDDDDDDGDADSLAVRTFMKQYPNSRNQVLKFLSTLAPYLNNVDRLMISDSVTMSTSDLETFILETVRIFTNLGVKVALPKELKKVLKPKAVVHAESREELSGKSHQTFFNLHELLSYNWKISIGDELVSPEEFEKMVRGSKRLVKFKDKFMMISPEEMRNILSSVEKPLPKVSALDLLKESLVDDSNFHVSSDINGFLKSMTRVTDFTIPVDLNATLRDYQVNGFRWIVSNLQNGFGVILADDMGLGKTIQTIATVLHLKTTGHLTKPVLLVVPTSVMSNWEREVRRFAPSLTTEKYYGSARALPVDDQSASVLSDLNSSTANDGTSTPKPKRRKIAAVGGSSDIIMTTYQLLWRDVDVLQKMKFGMIVIDEAQHIKNFKSQTFKALKKIKAPMRVALSGTPVENKLSELWSVFEFAIPKYLGSIKEFSEKIAKPIELERDPVMLAKLKSISAPFLMRRLKTDKNVIKDLPEKVIDNKYVNLSTEQAVLYESLVQEMMKSVLECKERKERNKYIFKVLTHLKQICNHPANYISSKKATIDSSGKMKMLVELLEPILQQGEKVLIFTQYVQMIHLMVQMLENHFHVKPLVLEGSMSQAKRDEAINAFKTKAHRQIFIISLKAGGTGLNLTEANHVIHYDLWYNPAVENQATDRAFRIGQQKTVFVYRMITEKTFEEKIDQMIIKKKDLSDLSVNVGEQWIGNMSDQELRNLFSRA; encoded by the exons ATGGTGATAAATACATATGGTAAAACTGCATGGGGGAAGGCATTTCTAGATGCACTTGG aCGAATGGATATGGATGCCAGGTTAGGCAGAGGGAAAAGCTATGCTAACACTGGGAAAGTAATCAGAATATCAATTACTGGATCTCAG GTTATAGCCAAGGTTCAGGGACAGATGCTATACCAAGTCGCTGTCTTGTTTCAAGATTTCAGGccagaagaaaaagaaatggtGTTTTCCATCATAGAAAAGAACCCACTACTGTACGGCCATATCATCAATGGAGAACTTCCACCTGAGCTCATTGGTCTGCTTCAAAAG GCAAACATAAAATTGTTTCCCCAACGATGGAGTGACATGCATGCTCGCTGTAGTTGTCCTGACTACGGCAATCCCTGCAAACACATGGCAGCCGTGTATTTTCTGATCACGTCAGAGATTGACAAGAACCCATTCACTCTGTTTGCTCTGCATGGAGTGGACTTGGTACAACATTTCAACATCAAAGTGACGGAAACTGAACCCAAGTATCCTCTGCCGGTGATTTCATCAGATGTTGGCATG GATGTCactgttgaaagtgttgaaaGCAGTGGAACGACTGACCTTCAGAAGTGTGACCTCTTGAAAATTCCATCCATGGCAGGGTTCATCTTGGACTGTCTGAGCAGTAATCCACCATTCTCATCCCAGCTAGACTTCAAAGAAGTTATGACTGAATTCTATGG ttttgttgcCAAGAAAGGCCAAGAAACTCTGCTCCGGCTGAGTGGCAGAAAGGATAGCAGTTTCCTGGCTGACCTTGACCTTGATGACCTGCAGCGTATCCTCTCTCAAAGCGAATTTAATCTGCCACTTGATGAGAACTTCAACATGAGGACCATATGGATTCATAACGATCTCTGGAACGAAAAGTTGGATCCAAATTCTGTCTTCAAGAAAGTTCCCTTCACTGAAGAATCTGTATTCCAAAATGGAT GCATGAAAAAGTGGGTGAAAATGGACATTTGGACAGCAATGCAG TTATTACTTAACATCACCAACGACTTTGGAAGTCCGTCATATCACTATTTCTTCTATGCAAGCAGGGTTGCTTTACAAATTATGTCAGGCCAAGCATTTATCCCGGATGTTTTGCCCCTAACAAAACGTCATGATGGAAAAATAGCAAACTTCAAG ATAATCTGGAAACCATTGTATACATGTGGAACTGTTGAAGAGCAGTTGAAGAATTTAGCAAGGCTCTATCCAG ATGAACCTTGCGTAGCCTTAGACGATTGCTCATTGGATGGAAAGTCTGCAGGTTTACACTTCACATCTGTTGTAATGACACGATATGTGAAGGAAATGAACTTTATGCACAAGAAACTGAAGAACAACCCACCTAAGGAGTCCAGATCTTTCTTTGGAGGAGCTACCTTTTCTGTGATATCATTGGCTGAACAAAGCATTCCAAAGTCTATCTCCAAG tattttGGTGTGTTCAATTTGATGAAGACAGACTTTGAAGTTTCTGTGCATATCGATCAACTGATCCAAGAATCATCATTCTCTAAGAAG GGTTATGATGACCTAGACCTTGGTATGGGTGTAGTTGATACATACACCATGGGTTTATGGATGTCTCCAAAGACAAGtgataatgacgatgatgatgatgatgatggagatgCTGACAGCCTAGCTGTGAGAACTTTCATGAAGCAGTACCCCAACAGTAGAAACCAG GTTTTAAAGTTCCTGTCCACGCTGGCaccatatttgaataatgtGGACAGGCTGATGATCTCGGATAGTGTTACCATGTCAACCAGTGACCTTGAAACATTCATCTTAGAGACGGTGAGGATCTTCACCAACTTGGGTGTCAAGGTGGCACTACCTAAGGAACTCAA GAAAGTTTTGAAACCGAAAGCTGTTGTTCATGCAGAAAGTCGTGAAGAGTTATCGGGGAAAAGTCATCAAACATTCTTCAACCTGCATGAATTATTGTCTTACAACTGGAAG ATATCCATCGGAGATGAACTGGTCTCACCTGAAGAGTTTGAGAAGATGGTCAGAGGCAGTAAAAGACTGGTGAAGTTCAAGGATAAATTCATGATGATAAGCCCGGAAGAAATGAGAAATATTCTGTCAAGTGTTGAGAAACCTCTGCCGAAAGTCTCTGCCCTGGATTTGTTGAAAGAG TCATTGGTTGATGACTCCAACTTCCACGTATCATCCGATATCAATGGATTCTTGAAGAGCATGACACGTGTTACAGATTTCACTATACCAGTGGATCTGAATGCTACATTACGTGATTATCAAGTCAATGGCTTCAGATGGATTGTTTCCAATCTACAGAATGGATTTGGG GTGATTCTGGCAGATGATATGGGTCTTGGTAAAACCATCCAGACCATAGCTACAGTGTTACATCTGAAGACAACAGGACACTTGACAAAGCCAGTGTTACTGGTTGTACCGACTAGTGTGATGAGTAACTGGGAGAGAGAAGTCAGAAGATTTGCTCCATCACTGACCACGGAAAAGTACTATGGATCTGCCAGAGCTCTGCCTG TGGATGATCAGAGTGCATCAGTACTTAGTGATTTGAACAGCTCCACTGCCAACGATGGTACTAGCACTCCGAAACCAAAACGTAGGAAGATTGCGGCTGTCGGCGGTAGCAGTGACATCATCATGACGACCTATCAGTTGCTATGGAGAGATGTGGATGTGCTGCAGAAGATGAAGTTCG GTATGATTGTGATTGATGAAGCTCAGCACATCAAGAATTTCAAATCACAGACATTTAAGGCACTGAAGAAGATCAAGGCACCCATGCGAGTTGCATTGTCTGGTACACCTGTGGAGAATAAACTCTCAGAACTGTGGTCGGTTTTCGAGTTTGCCATACCCAAGTATCTTGGTAGCATCAAAGAATTCAGTGAAAAAATAGCCAAGCCAATCGAG CTTGAACGTGATCCAGTGATGCTAGCCAAGCTGAAGTCCATCTCTGCCCCGTTCTTGATGAGACGTTTGAAAACTGATAAGAATGTGATCAAAGACTTGCCAGAGAAAGTGATTGATAATAAGTATGTGAATCTTAGCACAGAACAGGCAGTCCTGTATGAG AGTTTGGTTCAAGAAATGATGAAGAGTGTGCTGGAATGCAAAGAgaggaaagaaagaaacaagTACATCTTCAAAGTATTGACTCATCTGAAGCAGATCTGTAACCATCCAGCCAACTACATATCCAGCAAGAAAGCCACCATTGACAGCTCTGGAAAG ATGAAGATGTTGGTTGAATTGCTGGAGCCAATCCTTCAACAAGGAGAGAAAGTGTTGATATTCACACAGTACGTACAGATGATCCATCTTATGGTGCAGATGTTGGAAAATCACTTCCATGTAAAACCACTGGTATTGGAG GGCTCAATGTCTCAAGCAAAACGTGACGAAGCAATCAACGCCTTCAAGACCAAAGCACACCGACAGATCTTTATCATTTCACTGAAAGCAGGAGGCACAGG GTTGAATCTGACAGAGGCTAACCACGTGATACACTATGACCTGTGGTACAATCCAGCCGTGGAGAACCAAGCCACTGACCGTGCGTTCCGTATCGGTCAGCAGAAGACGGTCTTTGTCTATAGGATGATCACAGAGAAGACGTTTGAGGAGAAGATAGACCAGATGATAATCAAGAAGAAAGATCTGTCTGACCTGTCGGTCAATGTCGGTGAGCAGTGGATCGGTAATATGAGTGATCAAGAGCTGAGAAATCTCTTCTCCAGGGCTTAG